In the genome of Candidatus Hydrogenedentota bacterium, the window CGTGACGGCTTCGGCCGGCTCCTTGACGTATCGCGCCTGCCGCGACGCCCCGGAGCCCAGCCGCCGGCACGCGATGTTGATCGCCGCGACCGGGTGGCTCGCCTGCGCCTGTTTCGGGGCGTTGCCCTACTTGATTGCGGGGCATATCACGGCGGATGAGGCCGCGCGAGCGCTCTCGATCGATGGCGGATCCTCGCCGTCCAGTTTGATCCATTTTCGCAATCCCCTGCACGCCCTGTTCGAAAGTATGAGCGGTTTCACGACGACGGGTTTAAGTATGGCGGTGCACGAGCCAACGCTGGGCTACGGGTTGCTGTTCTACCGTTCGCTTACCCAGTGGGTTGGCGGCGCCGGTGTGATCGTGCTTTCCCTGGCGATCATCCCGCGGCCACAGATCAACGGCGTGCTGGAGCTCTACCAGTCGGAGACCGCGGGCATGAAGGTTCGGCCCGGCATACTGGGAACGGCGCGCGCGATCTGGAGCGTGTACCTGGGCCTGACCCTGCTGGCGGCCGCGTTCCTGGCGATCGCGACGTTCGTGTTCGTCCCCGACATGGGCCTGATCGAGGGCGTGTTTCACGCGGTGAATCACGCGATGACCGGGCTCGCGACCGGCGGTTTCAGCACGCTGGACGACAGTATAGCGGGATACCGCTCCTACGCCATGGAGATGGCGCATCTGGCTCCGATGCTGATCGGCGCGATCGCGCTCCCCCTGCACTACAAATTCCTCCGGGGGCGGCGCTGGGGCATCCTGTGGCGCGACCCGCAGTTCCGCCTGCTGTGCCTGATGTGTCTCGGCGGCGCGCCCCTGCTTTCCGCGCTGCTCCGTGGAAATCCGGGGGTCCCGGATCCGATCCGGGAGGGGATCTTTCAATTCGTCAGCGGGCTCACGGGGACGGGCTGGCAGACCTCGAACATCGCGGTCTGGAACAGCGGATCCCTCCTCGTAATGGCGTGGTGCGCGATGTTCGTGAGCGGTTCGGCGGGGTCCACGGTGGGCGGGGTCAAGCTAATTCGAGCGTACCTCGTCGGCCGCGCGGTCATCCGGCAGGTTCAGAGAATTTTCCTGCCGCAAGGCAGTGTTCTTCCATTCCGCGTTGGCGAGCGGAACCTTTCGGCGTCCGATGCGCATCGGGAAGTCGCCGACGCGGCATCGTTTTGTCTGCTCTACGCGGTGATTCTCATGGCGTCGGTGCTGGCCACGGCGCAGGTGCTGGGCGATCGGTTCAGTCTGGGCGCGATCATGTTCGAGTGTTCGTCGGCGCAGGGAACGGTGGGCCTGTCGTCGGGAATCACCGATCCGGGCATGCCGGCGCTGATCGAGGTACTTTTCATACTTCAGATGTGGGTGGGGCGTCTGGAGATCTTCCCCGTCCTGATACTACTCACGGCCCTGTGTTCTCGCCGGGCAAGAGGCTGAAGCCATGTACATCATCATCATCGGCGCGGGCGAAGTTGGCGGCTTCGTTGCGCGCGAGCTCGTTGCGGAGGGCCACGACGTCGTATTGATTGAATCCGACAGCGATCTGGCGCGGCGCCTGGACGCGACGATGAACGCCATTGTCGTTTGCGGGTCCGGGGTAAACCCGGCCGTACTCGAACAGGCGGGCATCTCGCAGGCCGACCTGCTGCTCGCCGTGACCGCCACCGATGAAGTGAACCTGATAGCATGCATGACCGCGCGGAAGCACGGCGGGCCCGGACTGCGCACGCTGGCGCGTGTCCGCTGGTCGTGGCGGGGGGAAGGCGAGCCCGCGCTAAGCGCTGCCGATCTGGGCCTCGACGCGCTCATCAGCCCGCGCCAGGAAATCGCCGCCGAGGCGGTCAGCGTGCTCCGGTTCGCCGGCAGCGGGGAAGTCTGGGAGCTGGCCGATGCCCAGGTCGCGCTGATCGCGATGTCCTTGTCGGAGGACTCACCGCTCGTACATGACAGCCTGGCGGGGGTGCGGCGCGACTTCGCGAAGGACTTCCTCGTGGTCGCAGTCCAGGGCAGGGAAGGGGTACGGATACCATCGGGCGACGATCATCTCGCGCCGGACGAACGGGCCTATGTGCTGACGCTTTCGAAGTACGCCACGGAGCTTGCGATCCTTTCGGGGCAGCCGTGGGCGCATGTTCACCGGATCATGATCGTGGGTTGCGGAAACACGGGACTTGCCGTGGCGCGCGCGCTCGAGGAACGGCACATGCATGTCACGGTCATTGAGGAGGACGTGGAACGCGCGGAACAGGTGGCGGGCCTGTTGCGCCGCTCGCTCGTGATTCAGGGCGACGGATCCAGCCCGGAATTCCTTCAGCGCCAG includes:
- the trkA gene encoding Trk system potassium transporter TrkA, which gives rise to MYIIIIGAGEVGGFVARELVAEGHDVVLIESDSDLARRLDATMNAIVVCGSGVNPAVLEQAGISQADLLLAVTATDEVNLIACMTARKHGGPGLRTLARVRWSWRGEGEPALSAADLGLDALISPRQEIAAEAVSVLRFAGSGEVWELADAQVALIAMSLSEDSPLVHDSLAGVRRDFAKDFLVVAVQGREGVRIPSGDDHLAPDERAYVLTLSKYATELAILSGQPWAHVHRIMIVGCGNTGLAVARALEERHMHVTVIEEDVERAEQVAGLLRRSLVIQGDGSSPEFLQRQIEETRSDAVVVLLKNPEESLLIGIFARSLGAKKVVVRCDEGGYVPLAHKLGVDAVLSPNRAMIGAILRYVRRGSVESTLLLGDRGAEIIQYKVPASAPGGILEKPLSDIKFPEGALVGAVVRGGAAFIASGDTILRPGDTLFIACNRESIRGVERLFS
- a CDS encoding TrkH family potassium uptake protein — its product is MLLPLLVSLVSGEYFSVASFAIAAAVTASAGSLTYRACRDAPEPSRRHAMLIAATGWLACACFGALPYLIAGHITADEAARALSIDGGSSPSSLIHFRNPLHALFESMSGFTTTGLSMAVHEPTLGYGLLFYRSLTQWVGGAGVIVLSLAIIPRPQINGVLELYQSETAGMKVRPGILGTARAIWSVYLGLTLLAAAFLAIATFVFVPDMGLIEGVFHAVNHAMTGLATGGFSTLDDSIAGYRSYAMEMAHLAPMLIGAIALPLHYKFLRGRRWGILWRDPQFRLLCLMCLGGAPLLSALLRGNPGVPDPIREGIFQFVSGLTGTGWQTSNIAVWNSGSLLVMAWCAMFVSGSAGSTVGGVKLIRAYLVGRAVIRQVQRIFLPQGSVLPFRVGERNLSASDAHREVADAASFCLLYAVILMASVLATAQVLGDRFSLGAIMFECSSAQGTVGLSSGITDPGMPALIEVLFILQMWVGRLEIFPVLILLTALCSRRARG